One region of Culex pipiens pallens isolate TS chromosome 2, TS_CPP_V2, whole genome shotgun sequence genomic DNA includes:
- the LOC120426317 gene encoding uncharacterized protein LOC120426317, translated as MAITIVTSVDQYNKLIRSPALTVALFSADWAEQCKQILTVMTELAKQFSAVQFVDVPADELFEVVLKHQIDAVPTVNFFQVGKAVDRIDGVDIAALTTKCRKLAGAATSVGGGVKEPLEDWLKALINRANVMIFMKSGRDTHKN; from the coding sequence ATGGCCATCACGATCGTGACCAGTGTCGACCAGTACAACAAACTTATCAGATCGCCGGCCCTAACCGTGGCGTTGTTTTCCGCTGACTGGGCGGAACAGTGCAAGCAGATTCTCACGGTGATGACGGAACTGGCCAAGCAGTTTTCCGCGGTTCAGTTCGTGGACGTTCCGGCGGATGAACTGTTCGAGGTGGTGCTCAAGCACCAGATCGATGCCGTTCCGACGGTGAACTTCTTCCAGGTGGGAAAGGCCGTTGATCGAATTGATGGTGTGGACATTGCCGCGCTGACGACCAAGTGTCGAAAGCTGGCCGGAGCAGCAACATCAGTTGGTGGAGGTGTCAAGGAACCGCTTGAGGATTGGCTAAAGGCGCTCATCAACCGCGCAAACGTAATGATCTTCATGAAGAGTGGCCGCGACacacataaaaattga